A stretch of the Bacillus anthracis str. Vollum genome encodes the following:
- the ilvE gene encoding branched-chain-amino-acid transaminase — MNEQWIFLNGEFVPKDEAKVSVYDHGYLYGDGVFEGIRVYSGNVFRLREHLVRLYESAKSIMLEIPYSLDEITNIVVETIRQNKLSNGYIRLVVSRGAGNLGLDPDSCTKPNVVVIAEQLSLFPQEYYEKGIPVVTVATRRNRPDVLSPQVKSLNYLNNILVRIEAKLAGVQEALMLNDQGYVAEGSGDNVFIVKGNKLITPPSSAGALEGITRNAILEIGEKLGYDVREELFTRHDVYVADEVFLTGTAAEVIAVTTVDGRTIGLGQTGPHTNRLLEEFRKLVIEDGEKIYEENKVG, encoded by the coding sequence GTGAACGAGCAATGGATTTTCTTAAATGGAGAATTTGTTCCAAAAGACGAGGCAAAAGTATCAGTATATGATCATGGTTATTTATATGGCGATGGAGTATTTGAAGGAATTAGAGTTTATAGCGGTAATGTTTTCCGTTTGAGAGAGCATCTTGTCCGGTTATATGAATCAGCAAAATCCATCATGTTAGAAATTCCATATTCTTTAGATGAAATAACGAATATTGTTGTTGAGACGATCCGACAAAATAAATTATCTAATGGATACATTCGCCTAGTTGTATCGAGAGGAGCAGGAAATCTTGGGTTAGATCCTGATTCTTGTACGAAACCGAATGTAGTAGTAATTGCAGAGCAACTATCTTTATTCCCGCAAGAGTATTATGAAAAAGGGATTCCAGTTGTAACAGTTGCAACGCGCCGAAACCGTCCAGATGTATTGTCGCCTCAAGTAAAATCTTTAAATTACTTAAACAATATTTTAGTTCGCATCGAAGCGAAATTGGCTGGAGTACAAGAAGCGCTTATGTTAAATGATCAAGGATACGTAGCTGAAGGCTCAGGAGATAACGTGTTTATTGTAAAAGGAAATAAATTAATTACACCACCAAGTTCTGCTGGAGCGTTAGAAGGTATTACACGAAACGCTATTTTAGAAATCGGTGAAAAACTTGGATATGACGTTAGAGAAGAGTTATTTACAAGACATGATGTATATGTAGCTGATGAAGTATTTTTAACAGGAACGGCTGCGGAAGTAATTGCTGTTACGACAGTAGATGGTAGAACGATCGGTTTAGGGCAAACAGGTCCACATACGAATCGTTTATTAGAAGAATTCCGAAAGTTAGTTATAGAAGATGGAGAGAAAATTTACGAAGAAAATAAAGTTGGATAA
- a CDS encoding dicarboxylate/amino acid:cation symporter, producing MKQTKAILLALFLGLVVGLTLNLAAPSIFDPLNQYVFNPLGQLFIRLIKMLVVPVVFISIVLGAAGLGDPKQLGRIGLKSISFFLVTTAVAISIAVTFALIIKPGSGGNFKTEGLKYEGAKTETSFVDTLLNIVPDNPAKAMADGNMLQIIAFAVLIGLGIAILGKRVQGIHSLLEQGNELMMYLVNLVMKLAPIGTFGLLASSVGKMGLAGVAAMFKYMIVVMLVLIIHGVFVYGGLLKVLAKESIVRFFKHFGPVMAIGFSTSSSNASLPFAMKTAQEKLGVPKAISSFVQPLGATINMDGTAIMQGVATVFIAQVYGVELTVTQLAVVVLTAVLASIGTAGVPGVGLVMLTMVLNQVNLPVEGIALIIGIDRILDMSRTAVNISGDAICAMIVAKSEEKYNTDQSAAS from the coding sequence TTGAAACAAACAAAAGCAATCTTACTTGCATTATTTCTCGGTTTAGTTGTCGGACTCACTTTAAATTTAGCTGCTCCATCCATTTTTGATCCATTAAATCAATATGTGTTCAATCCACTTGGTCAATTGTTTATTCGACTCATTAAAATGCTAGTTGTTCCTGTCGTGTTTATTTCTATCGTGCTTGGAGCTGCTGGTCTTGGAGATCCGAAGCAACTTGGAAGAATCGGTTTAAAATCAATTTCATTCTTCCTCGTAACAACAGCTGTTGCCATCTCTATTGCTGTTACATTTGCACTTATTATAAAACCAGGATCTGGCGGTAACTTTAAAACCGAAGGGCTTAAATATGAGGGGGCAAAAACCGAAACATCTTTTGTTGATACATTGCTAAATATCGTACCAGATAATCCAGCAAAAGCGATGGCTGATGGAAACATGTTACAAATTATTGCCTTCGCCGTATTAATCGGACTCGGTATAGCTATTTTAGGAAAACGAGTTCAAGGTATCCATTCATTACTTGAACAGGGCAACGAATTAATGATGTATCTCGTTAATCTCGTTATGAAATTGGCTCCAATCGGAACATTTGGCTTGCTCGCTTCATCCGTTGGTAAAATGGGTCTTGCAGGCGTCGCTGCGATGTTCAAGTATATGATTGTCGTTATGTTGGTACTCATTATTCACGGTGTCTTCGTATATGGCGGCTTATTAAAAGTATTAGCAAAAGAAAGTATTGTACGTTTCTTTAAACATTTCGGACCGGTAATGGCAATTGGATTTAGTACATCGAGCTCTAATGCATCTCTTCCATTTGCAATGAAAACCGCACAAGAGAAGCTTGGAGTTCCAAAAGCAATTAGCTCTTTTGTACAACCACTAGGTGCAACAATTAATATGGATGGTACTGCTATTATGCAAGGTGTAGCAACTGTATTTATCGCTCAAGTGTATGGCGTTGAACTTACAGTGACACAATTAGCTGTCGTCGTATTAACTGCTGTACTAGCTAGTATCGGCACTGCTGGTGTACCAGGTGTTGGGCTTGTAATGCTTACGATGGTTTTAAATCAAGTAAACCTACCGGTAGAAGGTATTGCCTTAATTATCGGTATTGACCGTATTCTAGATATGTCAAGAACAGCTGTAAATATTTCTGGTGATGCAATTTGCGCAATGATTGTCGCAAAATCAGAAGAAAAATATAATACGGATCAATCTGCCGCATCTTAA
- the leuB gene encoding 3-isopropylmalate dehydrogenase, giving the protein MEKRIVCLAGDGVGPEVMESAKEVLHMVERLYGHHFHLQDEHFGGVAIDLTGQPLPQRTLAACLASDAVLLGAVGGPRWDGAKERPEKGLLALRKGLGVFANVRPVTVESATAHLSPLKKADEIDFVVVRELTGGIYFSYPKERTDEVATDTLTYHRHEIERIVSCAFQLASKRKKKVTSIDKANVLESSKLWRIVTEEVALRYPDVELEHILVDAAAMELIRNPGRFDVIVTENLFGDILSDEASVLAGSLGMLPSASHAEKGPSLYEPIHGSAPDIAGKNKANPIAMMRSVAMMLGQSFGLTREGCAIEEAISAVLKSGKCTADIGGTETTTSFTKAVMQEMEEQALVGRGR; this is encoded by the coding sequence TTGGAAAAACGTATCGTTTGTTTAGCTGGTGATGGTGTTGGCCCAGAAGTTATGGAAAGTGCGAAGGAAGTATTGCATATGGTAGAGAGGCTATATGGACATCATTTTCATTTGCAAGATGAGCATTTTGGTGGTGTTGCTATCGATTTAACGGGGCAACCATTACCACAACGAACACTTGCAGCTTGTTTAGCAAGTGATGCGGTTTTACTAGGCGCAGTTGGTGGACCAAGGTGGGATGGTGCGAAAGAAAGGCCAGAGAAAGGATTATTAGCTTTAAGAAAAGGGCTTGGTGTATTTGCGAACGTCCGCCCTGTCACGGTAGAAAGTGCAACGGCACATTTATCGCCATTGAAAAAGGCTGATGAAATTGATTTCGTTGTCGTTCGTGAATTAACAGGTGGGATTTATTTTTCTTATCCGAAAGAACGAACGGACGAAGTAGCAACAGATACACTTACGTATCATCGCCATGAAATTGAACGTATCGTTTCTTGCGCCTTTCAATTAGCGAGTAAGCGGAAGAAAAAAGTAACATCTATTGATAAGGCGAATGTTTTAGAATCTAGTAAACTATGGAGAATTGTAACAGAAGAAGTAGCACTTCGTTATCCAGATGTTGAACTAGAACATATTTTAGTAGATGCGGCCGCTATGGAGCTAATTCGGAATCCAGGACGGTTTGATGTAATTGTAACAGAAAATTTATTTGGGGATATTTTAAGTGACGAAGCTTCCGTATTAGCTGGATCATTAGGGATGCTTCCGTCAGCAAGTCACGCGGAAAAGGGACCTTCCTTATATGAGCCTATTCACGGATCGGCACCGGATATTGCCGGGAAAAATAAGGCGAATCCAATTGCTATGATGCGCTCTGTTGCCATGATGCTTGGGCAATCGTTCGGATTAACGAGGGAAGGGTGTGCAATTGAAGAAGCGATTTCAGCAGTCCTTAAATCAGGAAAATGTACAGCAGATATCGGGGGGACTGAAACGACAACTTCATTTACAAAGGCAGTTATGCAAGAAATGGAAGAACAAGCGCTAGTAGGGAGAGGAAGATAA
- a CDS encoding TrkH family potassium uptake protein, which yields MEVTKRQRLYNRFIRLNPPQILALGFFCLIVVGGLLLKLPFATKVHISWVDAFFTATSAATVTGLGVVDTASTFTMFGEIVIMFLIQTGGLGLMTIAILIVWVLGKKIGLRHRLLIGEAFNQTNIGGLVKLVKRVFIFSICIEFIGVIFLSFRFIPEFGFGKGIHYSIFHVIASYNNAGFALWPDNLTRYVGDPIINIGICSLIVIGGLGFTVLIDIWYSRSFRKLSLHSKIMIVGTVALNVIAMIVIFILEYNNVKTLGNLPLNEKLWASFFQGITPRTAGFNTVDYGGMEESSILFTMVLMFIGAGSVSTGGGIKLTTFVILVTSVLSFFRKKEEIVLFQRTIKMSTVTRALAIAVASQILIFAAVFVLMLTENFSFIQLLFETISAFGTVGLTMGITAKLSAFGKCIIMFVMFCGLIGPLTLVFSLARPAKQKIKYPSEDVFTG from the coding sequence ATGGAAGTAACAAAAAGACAAAGGCTGTATAATCGTTTTATACGATTAAATCCACCACAAATATTAGCATTAGGTTTTTTCTGCTTAATTGTGGTTGGCGGTTTGTTATTAAAGTTACCATTCGCAACGAAGGTACATATTAGTTGGGTAGATGCTTTCTTTACGGCAACGTCAGCAGCAACTGTAACGGGATTGGGAGTAGTAGATACTGCAAGTACGTTTACGATGTTTGGTGAAATTGTTATTATGTTTTTAATTCAAACAGGTGGTCTAGGTCTTATGACGATTGCCATTTTAATTGTTTGGGTATTAGGTAAAAAAATTGGTTTACGCCATCGCTTATTAATTGGAGAGGCTTTTAATCAGACAAATATAGGTGGTCTCGTAAAATTAGTAAAACGTGTCTTTATATTTTCAATTTGTATTGAGTTTATTGGAGTTATCTTTTTATCGTTTCGCTTTATTCCAGAGTTTGGTTTTGGAAAAGGTATACACTATAGTATTTTTCACGTAATTGCATCTTATAATAATGCTGGATTTGCTCTATGGCCGGATAATTTAACGAGGTATGTAGGCGATCCTATTATTAATATTGGGATTTGCTCTTTAATCGTAATAGGTGGTCTCGGATTTACCGTATTAATTGATATATGGTATAGCCGTAGTTTTCGAAAATTATCACTGCATTCAAAAATCATGATTGTTGGAACAGTAGCGCTAAATGTAATAGCGATGATTGTGATTTTTATATTGGAGTATAATAATGTGAAGACGTTAGGGAATTTACCTTTAAATGAAAAATTATGGGCTTCTTTCTTCCAAGGTATTACTCCTCGTACTGCAGGATTTAATACAGTTGACTACGGAGGTATGGAAGAATCATCTATATTATTTACGATGGTTTTAATGTTTATTGGTGCAGGAAGTGTATCAACAGGTGGAGGGATTAAATTAACAACGTTTGTTATTTTAGTTACATCTGTCCTTTCTTTCTTTAGAAAGAAAGAGGAAATTGTTTTATTCCAGCGCACAATCAAAATGTCGACAGTAACGAGAGCTTTAGCCATAGCTGTTGCCAGTCAAATTCTCATTTTTGCAGCAGTATTTGTATTAATGCTTACAGAAAACTTCAGTTTTATTCAGTTACTATTTGAAACAATTTCAGCATTTGGAACAGTAGGGTTAACGATGGGGATTACTGCGAAGTTATCAGCGTTTGGAAAATGTATTATTATGTTTGTTATGTTTTGTGGATTAATCGGACCGTTAACACTTGTTTTTTCTTTAGCACGACCAGCAAAACAAAAAATTAAATATCCATCAGAAGATGTATTTACAGGATAA
- the leuA gene encoding 2-isopropylmalate synthase: protein MKQILFMDTTLRDGEQSPGVNLNEQEKLQIARQLERLGIHVMEAGFAAASEGDFQSVKRIANTIQNATVMSLARAKESDIRRAYEAVKGAVSPRLHVFLATSDIHMKYKLCMSKEDVLDSIYRSVTLGKSLFPTVQFSAEDATRTARDFLAEAVEVAIRAGANVINIPDTVGYTNPEEYYALFKYLQESVPSYEKAIFSCHCHDDLGMAVANSLAAVEGGALQVEGTINGIGERAGNAALEEVAVALHIRKDFYKAEPSMTLKEIKATSTLVSRLTGMVVSKNKAIVGANAFAHESGIHQDGVLKEVTTYEIIEPALVGESQNLFVLGKHSGRHAFTEKMKELGYEFTNDERDAVFEAFKKLADRKKEITEEDLRALMLGEAAFAAQQYNITQLQVHFVSNSTQCATVVLKDEEGNVFEDAATGSGSIEAIYNAIQRILGLECELADYRIQSITQGQDALAHVHVELKEGAHQVSGFGVAQDVLEASARAYVHAAGKLKSFIQLVK from the coding sequence ATGAAGCAAATTTTGTTCATGGATACGACGCTACGTGATGGCGAACAATCACCAGGAGTAAATTTAAATGAACAAGAGAAATTGCAAATTGCAAGGCAATTAGAGAGACTAGGGATTCATGTCATGGAAGCTGGCTTTGCAGCAGCTTCCGAAGGGGATTTTCAATCGGTAAAGCGCATCGCAAATACAATTCAAAATGCTACAGTTATGAGTTTAGCAAGAGCGAAAGAAAGTGATATTCGAAGAGCATATGAAGCTGTGAAAGGTGCGGTATCTCCTCGTTTACACGTATTTTTAGCTACGAGTGATATTCATATGAAGTATAAACTTTGTATGTCAAAAGAAGATGTATTAGATAGTATTTATCGATCGGTTACACTTGGGAAATCGTTATTTCCGACAGTACAATTTTCAGCAGAAGATGCAACAAGAACAGCAAGAGATTTTTTAGCTGAAGCGGTAGAAGTTGCGATTCGTGCAGGAGCGAATGTAATTAATATTCCAGATACAGTTGGGTATACGAATCCAGAAGAATATTATGCTCTTTTTAAATATTTACAAGAATCCGTTCCTTCATATGAAAAAGCAATTTTCTCTTGTCATTGTCATGATGATCTTGGGATGGCGGTAGCAAATTCATTAGCTGCAGTTGAAGGCGGAGCGTTGCAAGTAGAAGGAACAATTAATGGGATTGGAGAAAGAGCAGGGAATGCGGCGTTAGAAGAGGTTGCAGTTGCTCTTCATATTAGGAAAGATTTCTATAAAGCAGAGCCTTCTATGACGCTAAAAGAAATTAAAGCGACAAGTACATTAGTAAGCAGATTAACGGGTATGGTTGTATCGAAAAATAAAGCGATTGTTGGAGCAAATGCATTCGCTCATGAATCAGGCATTCATCAAGATGGTGTATTAAAAGAAGTGACAACATATGAAATTATTGAACCAGCGCTAGTAGGCGAATCTCAAAATCTATTTGTACTTGGAAAACATTCTGGGCGTCACGCGTTTACAGAAAAAATGAAAGAACTTGGCTATGAATTTACAAACGACGAGCGGGATGCAGTATTTGAAGCATTTAAAAAATTAGCTGATCGTAAGAAGGAAATTACTGAGGAAGATTTACGAGCACTTATGCTTGGTGAAGCAGCATTTGCGGCTCAGCAATATAACATTACGCAATTGCAAGTACATTTCGTATCAAATAGTACACAATGTGCGACAGTTGTACTAAAAGATGAGGAAGGAAATGTATTCGAAGATGCAGCTACTGGCTCTGGTAGTATTGAAGCGATTTATAATGCAATCCAAAGAATTTTAGGATTGGAATGTGAATTGGCGGATTATCGCATACAATCTATTACACAAGGTCAAGATGCACTGGCTCATGTTCATGTTGAATTAAAAGAAGGAGCACATCAAGTATCAGGTTTTGGTGTTGCACAAGACGTATTGGAAGCGTCGGCAAGAGCATATGTCCACGCAGCGGGGAAATTGAAATCTTTTATCCAGCTTGTGAAATAA
- a CDS encoding DUF3911 family protein, protein MACVQIEGTRQEVVEMLQLFDLMDTKGFCKFDNYVEVEPNNKEHNNFIASIDIHSNTSSAQDTLNDQFVSQMLTGVYND, encoded by the coding sequence ATGGCGTGTGTACAAATTGAAGGAACGAGACAAGAGGTAGTAGAGATGCTTCAACTATTTGATCTAATGGATACGAAAGGTTTTTGTAAATTTGATAATTATGTAGAGGTAGAACCAAATAATAAAGAACATAACAATTTCATTGCTTCAATCGACATTCATTCAAATACTTCTTCCGCCCAAGATACTCTAAACGATCAATTCGTAAGTCAAATGCTTACGGGTGTATATAACGACTAA
- a CDS encoding YkuS family protein, whose product MRIKARIGVENSLTDVQQALKQQGHEVVTLNSEQDAQGCDCCVVTGQDSNMMGIADASIKGSVITAHGLTTDDICQQVESRT is encoded by the coding sequence GTGAGAATTAAGGCTAGAATCGGCGTTGAAAACTCATTAACAGATGTTCAGCAAGCTCTTAAGCAACAAGGACATGAAGTTGTTACCCTTAATTCAGAACAGGATGCACAAGGTTGCGATTGTTGTGTGGTAACTGGGCAAGATTCCAATATGATGGGGATTGCAGATGCATCAATTAAAGGATCGGTAATTACAGCTCACGGTTTAACAACAGATGATATTTGTCAGCAAGTTGAGAGCCGCACTTAA
- the ilvN gene encoding acetolactate synthase small subunit yields the protein MKRIVTATVRNQSGVLNRITGVMTRRHFNIESISVGHTESSDISRMTIVVHVENEQQVEQLIKQLHKQIDVLKVSDITEEAMIARELALIKVATSVARAELYSLIEPFRAAVIDVGKDSIVVQVTGTQEKVEALIELLRPYGLKEIARTGVTAFTRSMKKQDKQVMLIQ from the coding sequence GTGAAGAGAATTGTTACAGCAACAGTTCGAAATCAAAGTGGTGTGTTAAACCGAATTACAGGTGTTATGACACGAAGACATTTTAATATTGAAAGTATTTCAGTAGGTCATACGGAATCATCGGACATATCGCGGATGACGATTGTTGTACACGTTGAAAATGAACAGCAAGTAGAGCAGTTAATTAAACAACTTCATAAGCAAATTGATGTTTTGAAAGTATCAGATATTACAGAAGAAGCGATGATTGCAAGAGAACTCGCACTTATTAAAGTAGCAACATCAGTAGCAAGAGCAGAATTATACAGTTTAATTGAACCGTTTCGAGCCGCTGTAATAGATGTTGGGAAGGATTCCATAGTTGTGCAAGTAACAGGTACGCAGGAAAAAGTAGAAGCATTAATTGAATTACTTCGTCCATACGGTTTGAAAGAAATTGCAAGAACAGGGGTAACAGCCTTTACGCGTAGCATGAAAAAGCAAGATAAGCAAGTAATGTTAATTCAATAA
- the ilvB gene encoding acetolactate synthase large subunit, with protein sequence MSSKTEEKLATGAQLLLEALEKEGVEVIFGYPGGAVLPLYDALYDCEIPHILTRHEQGAIHAAEGYARITGNPGVVIATSGPGATNVITGLADAMIDSLPLVVFTGQVATTLIGSDAFQEADIMGLTMPVTKHNYQVRKASDLPRIIKEAFHIARTGRPGPVVIDLPKDMVVEQGERCSDVQMDLPGYNPNYEPNLLQINKLLQAIQVANKPLILAGAGVLHAKASKELTSFARKYEIPVVHTLLGLGGFPPDDELFLGMGGMHGSYTANMALYECNLLINIGARFDDRLTGNLAYFAKEATVAHIDIDPAEIGKNVPTEIPIVASAKQALQVLLQPEGRKENHHEWISLLKNRKEKYPFSYKRNSESIKPQYAIDMLYEITKGEAIVTTDVGQHQMWAAQYYPLKTPDKWVTSGGLGTMGFGFPAAIGAQIAKPDELVIAIVGDAGFQMTLQELSVLKEHSLPVKVFILNNEALGMVRQWQDEFYNQRYSHSLLSCQPDFVALANAYGIKGVRIDDPLLAKKQLQHAIELQEPVVIDCRVLQSEKVMPMVAPGKGVHQMEGVEKR encoded by the coding sequence ATGTCTTCAAAAACGGAAGAGAAACTGGCAACCGGTGCACAGCTATTGTTAGAAGCGCTAGAAAAGGAAGGAGTAGAAGTGATTTTTGGTTATCCTGGTGGTGCAGTTTTACCTCTTTATGATGCGCTCTATGACTGTGAAATTCCGCATATTTTAACAAGGCATGAACAAGGAGCTATTCACGCCGCGGAAGGGTATGCCAGAATTACTGGCAATCCAGGGGTTGTCATTGCAACGAGTGGACCAGGTGCTACGAATGTAATTACTGGTCTAGCAGATGCGATGATTGATTCATTGCCACTTGTTGTATTTACAGGGCAAGTAGCAACAACGTTAATTGGAAGCGATGCTTTCCAAGAAGCGGATATTATGGGGCTTACGATGCCAGTGACAAAACATAACTATCAAGTGCGAAAGGCTTCAGATTTACCTCGAATTATTAAAGAAGCATTTCATATTGCTAGAACAGGAAGACCAGGCCCAGTCGTCATTGACCTTCCGAAAGATATGGTAGTAGAGCAAGGCGAACGATGTAGTGATGTGCAAATGGATTTACCAGGATACAACCCTAATTATGAACCGAATCTACTGCAAATAAACAAATTATTACAAGCAATTCAGGTTGCAAACAAGCCATTAATTTTAGCTGGAGCAGGTGTATTGCATGCGAAAGCTTCAAAAGAATTAACAAGTTTTGCTCGTAAATATGAAATTCCTGTTGTGCATACATTACTTGGTCTTGGTGGGTTTCCACCAGATGATGAACTATTTCTAGGGATGGGAGGAATGCATGGTTCTTACACAGCTAATATGGCGTTATATGAATGCAACTTACTCATTAATATAGGCGCTAGATTCGATGATCGTCTTACTGGAAATTTAGCTTATTTTGCGAAAGAGGCGACTGTCGCGCATATCGATATTGATCCAGCAGAAATCGGAAAAAATGTACCGACTGAAATTCCTATTGTTGCAAGTGCTAAGCAAGCGCTCCAAGTATTGCTTCAACCAGAAGGAAGGAAAGAAAATCATCATGAGTGGATCTCTTTATTAAAGAATAGAAAAGAAAAGTATCCATTCTCTTATAAACGAAATTCTGAAAGTATTAAGCCTCAATATGCAATTGATATGTTATATGAAATTACGAAGGGAGAAGCGATTGTAACAACAGATGTGGGGCAACATCAAATGTGGGCAGCCCAATATTATCCGCTCAAAACTCCAGATAAATGGGTAACTTCAGGAGGACTAGGAACGATGGGATTTGGATTTCCGGCAGCAATTGGTGCACAAATTGCAAAGCCTGATGAACTAGTTATTGCAATTGTCGGTGATGCTGGATTTCAAATGACTCTGCAAGAATTAAGTGTGTTAAAAGAACACTCTTTACCTGTTAAAGTATTTATTTTAAATAATGAAGCTTTAGGAATGGTAAGACAATGGCAAGATGAATTTTATAACCAAAGATATTCGCACTCTTTACTATCGTGTCAACCAGATTTCGTTGCTCTTGCGAATGCGTATGGCATAAAAGGGGTTCGCATAGATGATCCACTTCTTGCGAAGAAACAATTGCAGCATGCAATTGAATTACAAGAACCAGTCGTAATTGATTGCCGTGTACTTCAATCAGAAAAGGTAATGCCGATGGTTGCGCCAGGGAAAGGTGTTCACCAAATGGAGGGAGTGGAAAAAAGGTGA
- the ilvC gene encoding ketol-acid reductoisomerase, which translates to MAKVYYEKDVTVNVLKEKKVAIIGYGSQGHAHAQNLRDNGFDVVVGLRKGKSWDKAKEDGFSVYTVAEAAKQADVVMILLPDELQPEVYEEEIAPNLQAGNSLVFAHGFNVHFDQVKPPVNVDVFLVAPKGPGHLVRRTFSEGGAVPALFAVYQDATGVATEKALSYADGIGATRAGVLETTFKEETETDLFGEQAVLCGGVTALVKAGFETLVDAGYQPELAYFECLHELKLIVDLMYEGGLENMRYSVSDTAQWGDFVSGPRVVTEDTKKAMGTVLAEIQDGTFARGWIAEHKAGKPNFYATNEKENEHEIEVVGRKLRGMMPFVQPRVKAGVK; encoded by the coding sequence ATGGCAAAAGTTTATTATGAAAAAGATGTAACGGTAAATGTATTAAAGGAAAAGAAAGTAGCAATCATTGGATATGGCTCGCAAGGTCATGCACATGCGCAAAATTTACGTGATAACGGATTTGATGTAGTAGTAGGTTTAAGAAAAGGGAAGTCTTGGGATAAAGCGAAAGAAGATGGATTTTCTGTATATACAGTAGCGGAAGCAGCAAAACAGGCTGATGTAGTAATGATTTTGCTACCGGATGAACTGCAACCAGAAGTATATGAAGAGGAAATTGCGCCAAATTTACAGGCAGGAAATTCTCTCGTTTTTGCACACGGATTTAATGTTCACTTTGATCAAGTGAAACCACCAGTGAATGTAGATGTATTTCTAGTAGCACCAAAAGGTCCAGGACATCTTGTGCGTCGTACGTTTAGTGAGGGCGGAGCTGTTCCTGCATTATTTGCAGTATATCAAGATGCAACAGGAGTTGCGACTGAAAAGGCACTTTCTTATGCTGATGGAATTGGAGCGACGAGAGCTGGTGTATTAGAAACGACATTTAAAGAAGAAACGGAAACAGATTTATTTGGAGAGCAAGCAGTACTTTGCGGCGGAGTAACTGCGCTAGTCAAAGCTGGATTTGAAACGTTAGTTGATGCCGGATATCAGCCGGAACTTGCATATTTTGAATGTTTACATGAACTGAAACTTATTGTTGACCTTATGTATGAAGGTGGACTTGAAAATATGAGATATTCAGTTTCAGATACAGCGCAGTGGGGCGACTTCGTATCAGGACCACGTGTTGTAACAGAAGATACGAAGAAAGCGATGGGTACAGTGCTAGCAGAAATTCAAGATGGTACATTTGCAAGAGGTTGGATTGCAGAGCATAAAGCAGGAAAACCAAATTTTTATGCGACAAATGAAAAAGAGAATGAACATGAAATCGAAGTAGTTGGACGTAAATTACGTGGAATGATGCCTTTCGTACAGCCGCGAGTAAAGGCAGGGGTCAAATAA
- the ytfJ gene encoding GerW family sporulation protein, whose protein sequence is MTSSILESIKKNNEERVQYIMEHPIENLMKTAMTNLKEMVDVNTIVGSPVSTADGNVVLTVSQVAFGFGAGGSDFKGDFISEKHSNGQGQHKEKKQSHPFGGGSGAGVSVSPVAFLVVGSNGVQVLHLNSSTHLIEKALNTVPGTVDKFVNSRQK, encoded by the coding sequence ATGACTTCCTCTATTTTGGAAAGTATAAAAAAGAATAATGAGGAAAGGGTGCAATACATAATGGAACATCCAATTGAAAATTTAATGAAAACAGCAATGACAAATTTAAAAGAGATGGTAGATGTAAATACGATTGTTGGAAGTCCAGTTTCAACAGCTGACGGAAATGTAGTATTAACAGTATCACAAGTTGCTTTTGGTTTTGGTGCCGGCGGAAGTGATTTTAAAGGTGATTTTATTTCCGAAAAACATAGTAACGGACAAGGACAGCATAAAGAGAAGAAGCAAAGTCATCCGTTTGGAGGTGGAAGCGGGGCTGGGGTTTCCGTTAGCCCGGTTGCTTTTTTAGTAGTTGGTTCTAACGGTGTACAAGTATTACACCTCAATAGTAGTACACATTTAATTGAGAAGGCTTTAAATACTGTACCAGGTACTGTAGATAAATTTGTAAATAGTCGTCAAAAGTGA